The following DNA comes from Pelagicoccus enzymogenes.
TCCCCTTGCCCCTGCGGCAGCGGACATCCCTACGGCAGCTGCTGCCGCCCCTTCCACCACGGCCAAGCCAAGCCCGAAACCGCGGAGCAGCTCATGCGCTCCCGCTACAGCGCCTACTACTATCGCCGCGTCGCCTACCTCGTCGAAACCACTCACCCCGATACGCGCGACCCACAGCTCCAAAACGAACTGCAAGACGGCATCAACGACGTAAACTGGAGTTCCCTCACCATCCTCAATACCAGCCGCGGCGGCAAGGAGGACAAAACGGGAAAAGTGGAATTCATCGCCGAGTACTTCGCCAACGGCCGCCCCTACGAGCTGCACGAGCTCTCTCGATTCAAGCGCCACAAAGGCGCTTGGAAATACCTCGACGGCAAGAGCGACAAGTAGGCTGCGAACCCGCTAGGAAACGCGCAGCCCTGCCCCCACCAAATAGCCTCCTCTTCTCCAAGCTTGAAGATCATGCTTATTCGGGCACTTTCAAGGGTGGCTTCCCTGCTTTCTTCCGTATCCAGTTAATGGAACGATAAACCTTCTCAATCCTTACAATTCTCGCCTGCAACCGCCGCTTCCCCGGAAAGTCGACCAACCCCACTCCCAGAGCGATCGTTAGCAATCCCTGCCCGGGCAGAACCAGCATCGCGATTCCGGCCAGCAACAGGATCCATCCCAGCAGATTTTTGCAGATCCGCCTTACGGCTCGTATAGGTGTCAAACGCCTCGCCCCAGTGCCGACCCGCACGAAAAAATCCGCATCCATCTTCACGACAACGATCGGAACCGCGACCAAGGAGCCAACAAAGGTGAGCACACTTGCAACGGCCGCCCAAATCATCCACTGCGGTTCACGCTCAACCGCTTGGAACAGGCCTTCCCACAGCGATTGCAGTCCCTCCTTCATAAGGCGAGTTCCTTGAACGAGCGACGCACGTGATAAAGCGCCAGAAAGCCCTGCGCCTGCTGCGGGTCGTTCAGAGCGAGCGTTCCTTCTTCAATACGCGGTTTTTTCTCCTCAGAAAGCTTTACCGGGTACGCCGCCGTCTGCCGTTCGCAAAATTCCGACAAGCTTTGTCCCGTTCTCTTTTTTATCTGCGCCTTGCTCACCACTTCAAAAAAGCCAACCGAGGTTGCCGCATTTCGCTGCCCCAGCTCTAAGGCAATCCGCCCCATGGTGTAGCGTAGGTTTATTTCCACTACAGGCTTCAGCATCAACCTGCCATCATAAGAACGGTACACGAACGCATCGATGCCCAACGGCCCCTCGTAGCCAGCAGCCGCTAGCTCTTTCTCCAGTTCCGGCAAAACAAAACTCTCGTACCAATGGTATAGGCGCGGGCGCCCTTGCACCCGTTGCATCAGGAATTTCACGAGCTCGGAATCGAGGCCTTGGCAAAAACCGTTCGTAACGATACCTCGAAATTGCCCCCGAGCATTGTTGAGCAAGCGCGTGTAACCGAGAGCTCGCAAACCTCCCTTGCCCATTTCTAACTGAATCGAAAAGTCGAATACACGGTCCAACCAAGGCTCTACCAAAACTCCCCCCTGTTCCTCGAAGGTTTGCTCGCACCAACGCGTTAATCGTTCGTCAATCAATTCGTCGGCCTCCAGTCGACGCATGCCATTAGCCGCCGTGCCAAAAGGAGCCTTCAATGCCAGAGAGCTGCAGCCCGCACTGCGAAAGCCCTCACATATCCGTTGCAGCCCCTGCGCGTTTTCCGCAAGCTTCGCGAATGCCGATGTTGGGGCGAGCCACTCCTCATGCGGGATGTGATCAAGCAAGGACTTCGCCCAAGCTGCCGCCCACGCTTTAGAATGCAGCGCGCGTATTCCCTCGTTCCAAAACGTATCCGGTTTTTTAGAGCGCGTGAGTTTGCTAAAGTTTTCCTCAAAAAAAAGCACGCTATCGGGCGACCAGGCCCACGGTCGCAGTCCCCTGAGCTTCCGATCTAAACTTGGAGCCGAAACCTCTTCCTCGCTTTCGTAAGTTTTAAGCTCCGGCAGTTCTAGGCCAGCCGCTTTGAGTTCGCCCAAAAAAGCTGAAGTAGGCATTCGAGGTAGCAGCAAAATGTCGTCTCGCTTGGCAACAAAAGCTGGCAACAAAGCCAGGTCCTTCTGCACGGGAAAGGTTCCTGCATCCACTCCTTCACTCGAATTCCTTGCAGCAAATCGCTCCGCGTCTGGATTGAACCAATACACGTAGGGAGTACGTCCGCGCGACTGGCTGAAAACCTCGAGGTCCTTTATGAAGGATGCGTCGAGCCCCGCCTCCGACCGCCCCTCGCGGTTAAAGAAATTCCCTTTCGCTCGCGCAGGAGAAAGCGGAAAGACCAGGCGCTCCCGAAAGGCTTCCCAATCCGTTTTGCCTTCCGCTTTCCAGCGTCGGAACCATTTCAATCCAAATCCAACATGATCTATCTCATCCCGATAGATCTTGTCCAAAATCCCCGCGGTGGATCGATCACCCACCGATGCGAAGATCTTACCGTATTCGCGTGAGTAGTCCAAATTCGCCTGCTCGAAGGTGAGAGAAAGGCGAGTCACGTAATCTAGCGGATCTTCCATCGAGGAAACGCTGCGCCAAAAGTAGTCGCTCAGAGGCAGCTCGCCGAACTCCACCCCGCACTGCTTCATGCGGTGCATGTAGAGTTGCGTATGCATCTGCTCGTCTTTCAGCGTTTCCAGCAAGCCCCGGCGAAAGCTGGCAGGGGCTTCCGGAAACTTGAGGATTGCCAGTGCCATCAACTCAGTCGCGAGCAACTCATGGTTGCCAAAAAAGTGCAGCAGACGTCCGCGCTCCCTTTCGTCAATCAACTTCGATTGGGCTGGATGGCCCGCCTTGACCCCCTCCTCGCGCAGCACGAGGTGCTTGGGCCGCGAGAGCTGTTTCGGAGTCTTTATGGGATCGCTCCGTTTCGTATCCAATATTTCCTCACGCGGAAAGCTCAGCTTTTCCTCCATGCTCGTGCCAAACAAAACTTGCTTGGCAAAGTCTTCTAGCTGTATCGCCATATAAACTATATTCGATCCCAAGCCCGAACGCAAACCGGCGACTGCAACTCGATTCGCGATTCCGTCGGACTCAGTTCACCGGAGCCCGGATCGATTTCAAAGACCCGCAGTTCGTGCGATCGTTGCCCCGCCACGATTAGCCACTTTCCGCTGGCGCTGACCGTGAAGTTCCGCGGCCAATGCACCCGGGCATCCTTGCGCTCCACCAGGCTCAACAAGCCCGTTTGGGGATCCACCGAATAGGTTACGATTAGATCCAAGCCACGCACCGCAGTGTAAACATAGCGCCCATTAGGGTGGACCTGAATTTCCGACAAGCTGATCTGCTTGTCTGGAAAGGGATCCTCCACCGTCGAAATGTACTGCAAGGGGCTGAAACGCCCACTCTGCTCGTCATAGAAAAAGGTATTAACGTCCAAGTTTAGTTCGCCGCTCACGTAGGCTGTGTTGGAACCGGGAACCAAAGCCATGTGACGCGGCCCCGTTCCCGCCGGAAATTTGACCTTGTGCAAAAGCTGGACCGAATTTGCGGTCTTTCCCACCCCGTACGTCCAAATCTCGTCCGTGCCCAAGTCCACCGAATGCAGCAGGCTGTCTTTCTTCGCAAAGGTAACCCAGTGCGGCCGAGCCTGAGTTTGCGGACGCTCCGGACCGCTGCCGGATTGAACCAAACGAGTCCAGCGGTCCGAAATCGCACCATCCGCCTCCAACTCCAACACATAGTTCACCCCTTCCCCATAGTGAGCGCCCGCCAACAAGCGACCGTTCTCGCTGACCGACAAATGGGCATTGCCCGATGAAACCCGTTGCACGCTCTGGAGCTGCAACCTCCCCGCATCGCCACTCGGCACCAAGGAGGCGTAGCCCGCCCCCGAATCGTCCCGGTAGCTTGCGTAAAGTACATCCAGATGGGGATGAATCGCCAAAAAGCTGCCCGAGTCGAAAGCAGCGGCTAACTCCGGAACCGACAATTCGCCTGACTGTTCGTTAAGCTCGCTGCGGTAAACACCGCCCTCGGCTGCGATCCACAAGGTCTCAGCCTTCAACGCAGTCGAAGAGACCAAGACTGAAACTGTAAATAAAAACGGGGAAAGGTACTTCACATCACCAACCTGTAAGAAAGCGCCGCCCCGTAAAGCCGCATCTTCACCCAATTCGGCGAACCCAGGCGCGCCTTTCCAGCCGCTGCCCCTACTCAGCCCCTCATTTTGAAATCTAGCTTATCAATAGAAGCCGAGGAGCGTCGCCTTCGCGAGTCGTAGGGGCACGGTGAATACACGGAGGCACAGGACTATCCGGGCACTGTGTCGCGATCCGCCACAGATTGCCAAAGCCGAACGAATACGGTTTCCCTCCCTCTCGCGCCGCATAGTGCAGGTCGTAGAAACGCTCTCTTAAGAAGGCTGCGAACCCCTCGTCATCCGGACCTCCATATTCCTGCAGCAGCTTACTCCGAATGCCCGGGTCATCCACGTAGCGAACGGCCTCCGCATTGCGAATTCCCTCCGAGCAAGCAACCGTGTAGTTGCACAAAAAAGTGTCCGTTGCTACCGTGGCGCTATCCGCATGGAAATCATACACGTCTACCGGCACCAACTCGCCAGCGTTGCTCCGCGAATAGGCAGGAATACAATCCAAACTCGGCTGCAGGCCCGCGCCGCGCATCATTCGCAAGTCGTCGATCAGTCGTTGACGGGCCACCTCACCGTCAGGCTTCAATTCCAAGGACATCAAATCGTCCTCCTCGAGAGCGGTGATTTCATCCAGAGGACCAATCGCGCTCACGATTTGATCGAAATCCCCCGACAGGCTCCGCTGCCAGCAAATCGCATTTACGCGGCCCGCAAACTCCGCGTTCAGAAGCTCCTCGAAGCTCGCCACAATGCGTACGCAATCCAAATCCGCCGTTGAGGTTTCCATTTTTTCGGGGGTGCTCATTCCCAAGCACATGTTCAAGCCCGCTTACTTTGCAAGAATCAGAGATTGCGAACTAGGGCGGTACACCGCGAAAGGACAGAAAAGCTCACTCTCAACACCGGCAGTCCGGCAAGGATTGAATTGATGCGATCAAACCGTTTTCCGACAGTCGCCACCTATCTTGAAGTGGCAGCCTCGCAGGGACTCGAACCCCGACAGAAGGAACCAGAAACCTTATTTTTAGACCTATATCAACGACTTACACTGTAAATGTGTGTAAATGTGTGAATCAAAAGATTTAAAATTCCATCCAAATTACGCACGCACAATCCTTCAACGGTACCTACAGTTTAATCGACGTTGCCCGAAATGTACAAGAGCATGAGTCGAGCATCGAAGACTCTTCTCGGGAAGCCTAGCGAAACTTGCACCCTCAATCTATGGGGCTTAAGAGACCAAAGCCTCGCCCCCTATCGCTGCGCTGGTTTGTGAAAAATTTGATGTGCACTGCACTTCGGATTGCGGAGCGATAGGCCCTAGGAGTAATCCGCTTCCATCTGACTCTGAAGCAACGTCCTCGAACTAAAATTAGACAATTTAACGTGACTGCCTTGATTCGCCCTTCCCGAGGTTCCTGGCTTCAAACGACTAATTAACTACCAATAACTCTTTTTTTCTTTTAATTTGGATGTTTTTGTCCATTTTAAGGTTTCAAGGAGACAAACCTCATGGAAAACAGCCAGTGCCCAGCGAACCTAACAAAACCTCGCTTCTGCGAATTGGCCGTCGCGGAGCCATTCCGCATCTTCTTTCCCCTCGGGATGGCGCAGGGAATCGCAGGCGTCGCCTTGTGGCCGCTCTACCAAATTGGCCTTATCCGCTTTTATCCGCTCGACGCCCACATTCGGCTGATGAGCTACGGATTTCTGGGAAGCTTCGTGCTCGGTTTCCTCCTTACCGCCGGCCCTCGCCTTCTGTCGTGCCCCAGCCCTACCAAGCTCCTCGTCCATCTTCAGCTTGGATTAAGCCTAGCGACCGCACTTGCCTCTCTCCTAAACAACGTCATTGCCGACACGGCGTTTCTTCTGCAACTCGGGTCGCTCTTCGCCTTCGCGGGCTACGGTTTCGCAAAGCGCCAAGACCTCCCGCCTCCCGGATTCCTCCTCGGCCTCGCCGGCTTGCTCAGCGCCTTCGTTGGAGCCACCTGCCTTCTTCAACTCTCCCACGGAAACGGTGGAGCGACGAGCTATACCCTTTCTCGAGTCCTCTTGTTCCAAGCCTTTCCCGCCTTGCCCATCATTGGTATTGGGGCTTTCTTTTTCCCAAAACTCATTGGATCGCCCAATCCCCAGAACTTCCCGGAAAACCCGCTGCCCAGCATTCCCTGGTTGAAACGCTCCGCCTGGGCCGCAGCCACCATACTCCTTTTCCTCGCTACCATCCCCCTAGAGCTCAAGGGCCACGCCAGCGCAGCCTACGCCATTCGCGCCCTCGCTTGCGGACTGTACGTCGCCTTTGAAACGCCCTTGCTCAAGCGTTCAAAGTCCCCAACCAGCCAACGCCTCCACCTAGTCCTTTGCTGCGCCTCGCTCGTCGCCAGCTTACTTGTCATCGCCCTTTACCCGCACCTCCGGGTTGCCGCCTTGCATATCTTCTTCATCGTGGGCCTTACCGGTTCAATCCTACTCGTATCTTGCCGCGTCATCTTCGGACACAGCGGCAGCTTCAAGCATGCTCGCCGCAGCGCGAAACCGCTTCTGATCGGTATCGCTATACTCCTCGGCGGAGCAGCCAGCCGTTTGCTCATGGACATCAGTCCCGCTTGGCGAACGGGTGAGCAATACGCAGCGGCGGCTCTCTGGTTGTCCGTCGCCCTCTCATGGATCTTCCTGGTCGCCCCCAAATCTGCGACTCCCGATCCCGACGACACACCCTGCAGCCACTAAGCCAATGAAAGCTCTCGTACTAATCTTTGGATACATGGTAACCATCGCAGCGACCTTTGCCTCGCCGCCGGTAGACTCAACGCCCATGCGTCTCATCCCCAAGGGGCAATACGAACCCCTCTTCACTTCGCCCGACCAGCCGAAACGACAGAACGTCGCCAGCTTCGAGCTCGACGAGCACCCCGTATCGAACCGCCAGTTTCTCGCGTTCGTTACCGAGAATCCCCGCTGGCAACGCTCGCGCGTTTCACCTCTTTTCGCCGACGAGACCTACTTGAACCATTGGGAGAGCGACACACGACTCGGCGCCGCCCTCGAACCCTATGCCGACTATCCTGTCGTAAACATATCCTGGTACGCCGCGCGAGCCTACGCGAGTTGGGCGGGCAAACGCTTGCCCACTCAGGCCGAATGGGAGTACGCAGCCCTCGCGAGCGAATCCTCCGCCAATGGTCGGGAAGATCCCAGCTACCACCAACGCATCCTCGAATGGTACGGACGTCCAAATCTTGGATACGCGGACCAAGCTCCGGGTAGCTTTCGTAACGTCCACGGAATCTATGACCTTCACGGACTCGTCTGGGAATGGGTAGAGGACTTCAATACCTCGCTCACCACCGGCGAATCCCGCGGCGACACCGGACTCGAGCGAAAATTCTTCTGCGGCAGCGCCTCGGTCGGCGCATCCGACTTCAAGGACTACGCCGCTTTCATGCGCTACGGGTTCCGCAGCAGCCTCCAAGCGAAATACTCCGTCAACAATCTTGGCTTCCGTTGCGCCCGCGACTTGCCCGAACCTCTTACCCCCGCCTCGAAATGAAAATCATCGCTCCCGCCACCCTCCTCGTCGTCCTTGCTGCACCCCTCGCGCTCAATGCGAGCTGCCCAATGCATCCCAAAGCACCGCCCGAGCTGCAAGCCGACCATTCATGCTGCCGCATCGCCCAAGAGAAATGGGAAGCAGCACTCGCCAAGATCGCCCCTTCCGAACTTTCCCTCTACCAAGTCACCTCCGAATGGCAGACCCAGAGCGGTAATAAAATCGTCCTAGCCGACCTTGCCGGACACCCTCAATTCGTCGCCCTCGCGTATACGAATTGCCAATACGCCTGCCCGAGGCTCATTGCCGACCTTAAAGCGATCGAATATTCGCTCCCCGCTGACTCCGAGGCAAAGATTCTTATCGTATCCATTGATCCAGCACGCGACACTCCAGAGCGCCTCGCAGCCTACGCGTCTGAACAGGAACTCGACACCTCCCGCTGGACGCTCCTGAACGGCGCTCCTGGCGACGTTCTGGAGCTCGCGAATCTGCTCGGCGTCCGCTACGCGAAGACGCCGACCGGCGACTACACGCACTCCAACATTATCACCCTGCTGAATGCCAAGGGGGAAATCGTGCACCAGCAAAACGGACTCGGTGCTGACAATAAGCCCACCCTCGAAAAACTCGCAAAACTCGACTCCTAACCCAATGCCCGCCCCAACAATCACCTCGCATTCCACAGCCATCGAGGAAAAACCCAGCAATCAGGCCGCCCTGACCGCCATATCGCACAGCCTGCGCCAAACCGAACTCTTCAAACGGCTCGACTCCCCTTCGCTCAGCAAACTCGCGCAGCTCTGCCGCATCGTGAAGCTGCCCAAGAACGGGATCCTGTTCCACGAGGGCGAAGTCGCGCAAGGCTTCTACATCGTCCACACCGGCTCGATATCCCTCAGCCGCATCAGCATCGAAGGGAAGGAGCAGGTCATCAGCCTTTTCCGGCCCCACGACTGCTTCGCGGAAGCGACCCTCTCGACCTTGGAAACCTATCCAGCGACCGCTTCCGCTCTCGAGCCGACCCAGGTTATACTCGTATCCAAAAGGTCCTTTCGTTCCTTCATAGCGGAACGTCCAGACCTGGCCATGAGTATGCTCGCCTCCATGAGCTTACACTTGAAGCATCTCGTGCAGATGATCGAGGACCTCAAGTTTAAGCAAATCGAGTGCCGCCTCGCCAACTGGCTGCTGCGCCAGCTCGAAAGCGAAAGCGACATCGTCAACCTCCCCTTTTCCAAGAAAGTCCTCGCCAGCCGTCTCGGCGTGACCAGCGAAACGCTTTCCCGCGCCTTTGCACGCTTCCGCAAGGAGGGCCTCATAACCGTCAACACCCGCGACATCCTCATCGAGGATCGCGAGGGATTGTCCGCGTACCTAAGAGAGCTTTAAGCGTCGAGAAAGCGCATACTTCGCTTCGCTCGGCAGCGTAGCGGATCTCGCCAGAGATTCGACCGCTCGCGCACCACGCGCCACCAGCGCCCTAATCATCCAATTCGTGGGAGCGTACTTGTCACGCGAATACACAACCTAAATCTCTTTTCAGCAATCAAGCGACAAGGGCACTCCCGCAACCACCAATCCACCGCACTGATTTTCGCACGATAAAGGCGGCCCTCTCGCAAGGGCCGCCTTATGACTTGTTTATCCGTGATATAAATTCGTAGGCTTGTTAGTGAGCGCTCTTGACTTCCATGACATCTGTCGCCGTGACCTCGCCTAGCTTGTTGCCGAAGCTGTTCAACACATAGGTCACCACGCTAGCAACTTGCTGGTCGTTCAAATTGACCGCAGGCATCACTCCATTGTAGCTCTTTCCGTTAACCTCGATGGGACCTTGTAGACCGTTTACCACTACATCGATCACCTTCTTTGGGTCGTTCTTGAAATAGGAGGAGTCAGCTAGAGGAGGAAACGCTCCGGTAATACCAGCACCGCCGGGTTGGTGACAGGCCGCGCAGTTGGAAGCGTAGATCCGCTCTCCCGATTCCATCTTCTCGGCGAAACTCAAGGTGCCTAAAGGAGCAGCTGCCTCAGCGCCAGGGATACTCTGGATACTGCTGCCTTCGGGCAAGTAGATGCCCTCTTCTTCCTTCCCGGAGTAGATGTCCTTGTTCTCTTCTCCGCCGACCTTCAGCATGCCGATAGCTCCCTTGTTGAAGGCGCGGAAGATCGAGTGGTCGACCAGAATATAGGTTCCCGTCGTCTCGAGCTTGAAGTCGACCATCGCCGATCCACCAGCGGGCACCAGCGTCGTTTGCACGTTTTCGTTGATCGTCTTGGTTCCGCCTTCCACGTAAACCTTGTCAAAGATTTCGCCGATGACATGAAAACTGGATACGAGATTCGGTCCGCCATTTCCGACGTAGAGGCGAACGGTCTCGCCCACTTCGGCCGTGATCGCGTTGTCTCCCACCATCGCTCCGACCGAGCCGTTGAACACGACGTAGTCAGGGGTTTCCGTCAGGGCTTTCTCCATGCTGAAGGGCTGCAATCCTTCGTTTCCATAAGCGCCCTTGGTATAAAATTCGCTTTGCATCACATAGTATTCCTTGTCCACCGGAGGCAGACCTTCTTCTGGCTCAACGAGGATCAAGCCATACATGCCGTTTGCGATGTGCATGCCTACCGGAGCCGTAG
Coding sequences within:
- a CDS encoding YchJ family protein, whose translation is MSENRYEFRERRENSPCPCGSGHPYGSCCRPFHHGQAKPETAEQLMRSRYSAYYYRRVAYLVETTHPDTRDPQLQNELQDGINDVNWSSLTILNTSRGGKEDKTGKVEFIAEYFANGRPYELHELSRFKRHKGAWKYLDGKSDK
- a CDS encoding PGPGW domain-containing protein, which encodes MKEGLQSLWEGLFQAVEREPQWMIWAAVASVLTFVGSLVAVPIVVVKMDADFFVRVGTGARRLTPIRAVRRICKNLLGWILLLAGIAMLVLPGQGLLTIALGVGLVDFPGKRRLQARIVRIEKVYRSINWIRKKAGKPPLKVPE
- a CDS encoding DUF455 family protein, with amino-acid sequence MAIQLEDFAKQVLFGTSMEEKLSFPREEILDTKRSDPIKTPKQLSRPKHLVLREEGVKAGHPAQSKLIDERERGRLLHFFGNHELLATELMALAILKFPEAPASFRRGLLETLKDEQMHTQLYMHRMKQCGVEFGELPLSDYFWRSVSSMEDPLDYVTRLSLTFEQANLDYSREYGKIFASVGDRSTAGILDKIYRDEIDHVGFGLKWFRRWKAEGKTDWEAFRERLVFPLSPARAKGNFFNREGRSEAGLDASFIKDLEVFSQSRGRTPYVYWFNPDAERFAARNSSEGVDAGTFPVQKDLALLPAFVAKRDDILLLPRMPTSAFLGELKAAGLELPELKTYESEEEVSAPSLDRKLRGLRPWAWSPDSVLFFEENFSKLTRSKKPDTFWNEGIRALHSKAWAAAWAKSLLDHIPHEEWLAPTSAFAKLAENAQGLQRICEGFRSAGCSSLALKAPFGTAANGMRRLEADELIDERLTRWCEQTFEEQGGVLVEPWLDRVFDFSIQLEMGKGGLRALGYTRLLNNARGQFRGIVTNGFCQGLDSELVKFLMQRVQGRPRLYHWYESFVLPELEKELAAAGYEGPLGIDAFVYRSYDGRLMLKPVVEINLRYTMGRIALELGQRNAATSVGFFEVVSKAQIKKRTGQSLSEFCERQTAAYPVKLSEEKKPRIEEGTLALNDPQQAQGFLALYHVRRSFKELAL
- a CDS encoding lactonase family protein, with the translated sequence MKYLSPFLFTVSVLVSSTALKAETLWIAAEGGVYRSELNEQSGELSVPELAAAFDSGSFLAIHPHLDVLYASYRDDSGAGYASLVPSGDAGRLQLQSVQRVSSGNAHLSVSENGRLLAGAHYGEGVNYVLELEADGAISDRWTRLVQSGSGPERPQTQARPHWVTFAKKDSLLHSVDLGTDEIWTYGVGKTANSVQLLHKVKFPAGTGPRHMALVPGSNTAYVSGELNLDVNTFFYDEQSGRFSPLQYISTVEDPFPDKQISLSEIQVHPNGRYVYTAVRGLDLIVTYSVDPQTGLLSLVERKDARVHWPRNFTVSASGKWLIVAGQRSHELRVFEIDPGSGELSPTESRIELQSPVCVRAWDRI
- a CDS encoding NnrS family protein — encoded protein: MENSQCPANLTKPRFCELAVAEPFRIFFPLGMAQGIAGVALWPLYQIGLIRFYPLDAHIRLMSYGFLGSFVLGFLLTAGPRLLSCPSPTKLLVHLQLGLSLATALASLLNNVIADTAFLLQLGSLFAFAGYGFAKRQDLPPPGFLLGLAGLLSAFVGATCLLQLSHGNGGATSYTLSRVLLFQAFPALPIIGIGAFFFPKLIGSPNPQNFPENPLPSIPWLKRSAWAAATILLFLATIPLELKGHASAAYAIRALACGLYVAFETPLLKRSKSPTSQRLHLVLCCASLVASLLVIALYPHLRVAALHIFFIVGLTGSILLVSCRVIFGHSGSFKHARRSAKPLLIGIAILLGGAASRLLMDISPAWRTGEQYAAAALWLSVALSWIFLVAPKSATPDPDDTPCSH
- a CDS encoding formylglycine-generating enzyme family protein, producing MKALVLIFGYMVTIAATFASPPVDSTPMRLIPKGQYEPLFTSPDQPKRQNVASFELDEHPVSNRQFLAFVTENPRWQRSRVSPLFADETYLNHWESDTRLGAALEPYADYPVVNISWYAARAYASWAGKRLPTQAEWEYAALASESSANGREDPSYHQRILEWYGRPNLGYADQAPGSFRNVHGIYDLHGLVWEWVEDFNTSLTTGESRGDTGLERKFFCGSASVGASDFKDYAAFMRYGFRSSLQAKYSVNNLGFRCARDLPEPLTPASK
- a CDS encoding SCO family protein, translating into MKIIAPATLLVVLAAPLALNASCPMHPKAPPELQADHSCCRIAQEKWEAALAKIAPSELSLYQVTSEWQTQSGNKIVLADLAGHPQFVALAYTNCQYACPRLIADLKAIEYSLPADSEAKILIVSIDPARDTPERLAAYASEQELDTSRWTLLNGAPGDVLELANLLGVRYAKTPTGDYTHSNIITLLNAKGEIVHQQNGLGADNKPTLEKLAKLDS
- a CDS encoding Crp/Fnr family transcriptional regulator — protein: MPAPTITSHSTAIEEKPSNQAALTAISHSLRQTELFKRLDSPSLSKLAQLCRIVKLPKNGILFHEGEVAQGFYIVHTGSISLSRISIEGKEQVISLFRPHDCFAEATLSTLETYPATASALEPTQVILVSKRSFRSFIAERPDLAMSMLASMSLHLKHLVQMIEDLKFKQIECRLANWLLRQLESESDIVNLPFSKKVLASRLGVTSETLSRAFARFRKEGLITVNTRDILIEDREGLSAYLREL
- the nirK gene encoding copper-containing nitrite reductase, giving the protein MAQDELPVENAVLTHAPNVPPPIERDYPAKVVVNLETLELNARLADGVEYTFWTFGGEVPGMFIRVREGDFVEFHLNNHPSSKMPHNIDLHAVTGPGGGAASSFTAPGKTTRFTFQAINPGLYVYHCATAPVGMHIANGMYGLILVEPEEGLPPVDKEYYVMQSEFYTKGAYGNEGLQPFSMEKALTETPDYVVFNGSVGAMVGDNAITAEVGETVRLYVGNGGPNLVSSFHVIGEIFDKVYVEGGTKTINENVQTTLVPAGGSAMVDFKLETTGTYILVDHSIFRAFNKGAIGMLKVGGEENKDIYSGKEEEGIYLPEGSSIQSIPGAEAAAPLGTLSFAEKMESGERIYASNCAACHQPGGAGITGAFPPLADSSYFKNDPKKVIDVVVNGLQGPIEVNGKSYNGVMPAVNLNDQQVASVVTYVLNSFGNKLGEVTATDVMEVKSAH